In Leptospira fainei serovar Hurstbridge str. BUT 6, the genomic stretch TGTATTTCAACGCCGTCTTCATATCCGGCTTCTCGAAGAACGCCTTCACTTCGAATCCGTACTTTGTCGGTTTTCCTGAGGAAATGTAACCGTATCCGACTTCAGGACGGTTCGGTTTAATTCCAAGAAGAACCAAATGGTCTTTGGTTTCGTGAATCGCTTTCTGAATCGTTTTAGTAAATTCCTTATCGGAGCTTACCCAGGCGTCTGCGGAAAGCACGACCTGAACCGGGTCGCCGAACATTTCTTTAAAATAAAGAGAGGCCAAGGCGATGATCGGCGCCGTATTTTTACCTTCGGGTTCGATAATAAAATTCTTTTCCGGAAAATTTCGTTCCTGGGCGAGGATCGCCTTCTTTAAGGTTGCATTGGTTCCGATGAATATCCGATCCAAACTCGTGATGCTTAAGGCACGATTTAAGGTTTCCTTAAGTAAAGTATTTTTAGAATAGACTTTTTGAAGCTGCTTAGGCGTGGAAATTCTAGAGCGAGGCCAAAACCTCTCCCCTTTTCCTCCTGCCATAATTAAAACTACAGGTTTTTCCTGACTCATCTCTACTCCACTTCTTTGGGTTTTCGAGCGGTTTGTTTCTTCTTCCCCAAGGCCTTTGGATCTCCGAGAATGGAATCTACAGGAAGGAGGATTACTTCGACCTTGTCTCCCAAGCTCTCGTATAGGACAAACTCTTTCATCTCCGGATTCTTTTTTAGGAAGTCTCGGTATGCTTCCCAACGGTGTTTTGCTGCGGTAAGCTTTGCCTCTTCTTGGACCAGGAGGAGTTCCGCTTTTTTTAACGCATCCAATTTTTCCTGTTTTTTGGCCAATAGGTAATTCGGATTTCGTAACAAGTTATTGATTACTAGCGGATCGGGAACCTGCAACTCTATAATCCGAACCGACTCGACACGGAGCCAAGGCATTTGATTCGAGACCCCGATAGAAGCCTCCTTTCTCAGGAAATTGGACAGTCCGTCCTTTGTAAGATTGAGATTCTTTTCGTCTTCGATCCGGGACCTAAGCAAAGATAGAAAAATCCCCGAAAGAAATTTTTTCCTGGCGGATTCGGCAATTCCTCCGGCGGAAAACCATTTTTTCGCCCCTTCTCCATCTAAGGAGAAAACGACCTCAAAGTCGGCCGAAATCGTCCCTTCTTCCGAATCTTTGGGAAACAGGCCGGACGATAAATCGTAAGCGATTTTTACTTCTTCGGAAAGGGAGCGTAAATCTTCCTTTAGAATTTTATGATCCCAGAATAGATATACCCTGGGTTCGTACGCCAACCCCGGCCCACGTATAAAGGACA encodes the following:
- a CDS encoding mannose-1-phosphate guanylyltransferase, which gives rise to MSQEKPVVLIMAGGKGERFWPRSRISTPKQLQKVYSKNTLLKETLNRALSITSLDRIFIGTNATLKKAILAQERNFPEKNFIIEPEGKNTAPIIALASLYFKEMFGDPVQVVLSADAWVSSDKEFTKTIQKAIHETKDHLVLLGIKPNRPEVGYGYISSGKPTKYGFEVKAFFEKPDMKTALKYIKKSNFYWNPGIFIWKTGLILDEFSSLAPRILKPLQDRFPFKKAGELGEAFRLLPSEPVDITIMEKSSKIRMVEASFGWDDVGSWLSLERVLPGDSQGNRHIGKDILFFKSSNNVTQTRKEFTALLGVQDLVVVEEEDVLFIASKEGIGEIKTLVAEIRKNKGLQKYTE